A genomic window from Acidobacteriota bacterium includes:
- a CDS encoding transposase, producing the protein MSPSTVARLKPQFKENYAAWLQRDLTADKFVYLYADGLYVAAGLSDEKARLLVVMGVDTAGQKHFRAWQAGYRESRESWLEVWRDLQKRGLNAPTLASGDGAWGFSRGAG; encoded by the coding sequence GTGTCGCCGAGCACGGTCGCGCGGCTCAAGCCGCAGTTCAAAGAAAACTACGCGGCCTGGCTACAACGTGATCTGACGGCGGACAAGTTCGTTTATCTGTACGCCGACGGCTTGTACGTGGCGGCGGGCTTGAGCGATGAAAAAGCTCGTCTGTTGGTGGTGATGGGTGTGGATACGGCTGGGCAAAAGCACTTTCGCGCGTGGCAAGCCGGTTACCGCGAGTCGAGAGAAAGCTGGCTGGAGGTCTGGCGCGACTTGCAAAAGCGCGGCTTGAACGCGCCCACGCTGGCGAGCGGTGATGGCGCATGGGGCTTCTCGCGCGGCGCTGGGTGA
- a CDS encoding glucose 1-dehydrogenase, producing MRLPDKIAVITGGGSGIGRASAKLFAAEGAQVVIAEINEAQAQQVAQEIGDKAIAIPTDVTNEDSINALFAKVKSRFGKLDILISNAGRPWISTSLKATNEDWEACLNLNLKSSWLCARAAHSLMINGGSIVTTASTQGYRSNNRSFPYSAAKGGLLGLTRNLAVEYAPDQIRVNAIIPGQIESVRTEGYFNSFTDPTEARRRVLSTFPLKRLGKPEDIAKAALFLASDDAEWITGIWLTVDGGRDAALVDLSDLRNE from the coding sequence ATGAGGTTACCAGACAAAATCGCAGTGATTACCGGCGGCGGCAGCGGCATCGGACGTGCTTCGGCCAAGTTGTTTGCGGCTGAAGGCGCACAGGTCGTGATCGCCGAAATCAACGAAGCACAAGCACAACAAGTCGCACAGGAAATCGGCGACAAAGCGATTGCCATTCCCACCGATGTCACGAATGAAGATTCCATCAACGCACTGTTTGCCAAAGTGAAATCACGCTTTGGCAAGCTCGACATTCTCATCAGCAACGCGGGGCGTCCGTGGATTTCTACCAGCCTGAAGGCCACGAATGAAGATTGGGAGGCGTGCCTCAATCTCAATCTGAAATCGTCGTGGCTGTGCGCACGCGCTGCGCATTCGTTGATGATAAACGGCGGCAGCATCGTGACCACCGCTTCGACGCAAGGCTATCGCAGCAACAACCGTTCGTTTCCTTACTCCGCCGCAAAAGGCGGGCTGCTTGGATTGACGCGCAACTTGGCGGTCGAATACGCGCCCGATCAGATTCGCGTCAACGCTATTATTCCAGGGCAGATCGAATCGGTGCGCACCGAAGGCTATTTCAATTCCTTCACCGACCCGACCGAAGCCCGCCGCCGCGTGCTGTCAACGTTTCCGCTCAAACGGTTGGGCAAGCCGGAAGACATCGCCAAAGCCGCGTTATTCCTGGCTTCTGACGACGCCGAATGGATCACCGGCATCTGGCTAACCGTAGATGGCGGACGCGATGCCGCATTAGTTGATTTGTCGGATTTGAGAAACGAGTAA
- a CDS encoding MFS transporter: MKLSRLRSLILFLLFLSTVINYVDRQALSVLLPTLRGELGISSAEYGTITTLFLTAYTIGQLFAGIVIDRIGTRRGFALSIVAWSFAAIAHAFARGPLSFGLLRFALGIGEAGNWPAGGKAVAQWFPQHRRAFGMAVFDGGSAVGAIIAPPMVAALALYFGWRAAFVVTGALGFLWFAAWWFIYQTPEEHRWLSEADRATASKDSGAAQTRKATFGAALAQIIGWRQLWGLMATRMLATPVWWFYVFWLPDYLNKGRGFTLKEIGMFGWIPYLTVDIGKLIGGACSDRLLARGRSATFARKSVMVVGAIAMAAGVLVVGANTSAGAIAWVCVATFGFGLWSANILALHADIFPTETMGTAVGLTGMASSLGGSIFTYASGLMVDRTGYQPVFAIAGTLALLACIALFVGVGRVTSPQLKTV; this comes from the coding sequence GTGAAACTAAGCCGCTTACGCTCGCTGATCTTGTTTTTGCTGTTTCTGTCCACGGTCATCAATTACGTGGACAGGCAGGCGTTGTCCGTCTTGCTGCCGACCTTGCGCGGCGAACTCGGTATCAGCAGCGCCGAATACGGCACGATCACGACGCTCTTTCTGACGGCTTACACCATTGGGCAATTGTTTGCAGGCATCGTGATTGATCGCATCGGCACGCGGCGCGGCTTTGCGCTTTCAATTGTGGCGTGGTCGTTCGCTGCCATCGCACACGCCTTTGCACGCGGCCCGCTGAGTTTCGGATTGTTGCGGTTCGCGCTCGGCATCGGCGAAGCGGGCAACTGGCCTGCGGGCGGCAAAGCTGTCGCGCAATGGTTTCCGCAACATCGGCGCGCGTTCGGGATGGCGGTCTTTGATGGCGGTTCCGCTGTCGGCGCAATCATCGCTCCGCCGATGGTTGCGGCGCTCGCGCTATATTTCGGTTGGCGCGCAGCGTTCGTAGTCACGGGCGCGCTGGGCTTCCTCTGGTTCGCGGCCTGGTGGTTCATTTATCAAACGCCCGAAGAACACCGCTGGCTTTCTGAAGCAGACCGCGCGACGGCAAGCAAAGACAGCGGCGCTGCGCAAACGCGCAAGGCAACTTTCGGCGCAGCGTTGGCGCAAATCATCGGCTGGCGTCAACTGTGGGGATTGATGGCAACGCGTATGCTCGCGACACCCGTGTGGTGGTTTTATGTGTTCTGGCTGCCCGATTATCTGAACAAAGGACGCGGCTTCACACTCAAAGAAATTGGCATGTTCGGCTGGATTCCATACCTCACCGTAGACATCGGCAAACTGATTGGCGGCGCGTGTTCAGACCGTCTGCTCGCACGCGGGCGCAGCGCCACGTTCGCGCGCAAAAGCGTCATGGTCGTGGGCGCAATCGCGATGGCCGCAGGCGTGCTGGTCGTAGGCGCAAACACTTCGGCAGGCGCAATTGCATGGGTGTGCGTGGCAACGTTTGGTTTTGGGTTATGGAGCGCGAACATTCTCGCCTTGCACGCCGATATTTTCCCCACCGAAACTATGGGAACCGCAGTCGGCCTGACTGGTATGGCGTCGAGTCTGGGCGGTTCGATATTCACTTACGCCAGCGGCTTGATGGTAGACCGCACGGGCTATCAACCGGTGTTCGCCATTGCGGGAACGCTGGCGTTGCTGGCCTGCATCGCCTTGTTCGTCGGCGTAGGTCGCGTCACCTCTCCACAACTGAAAACCGTATGA
- a CDS encoding muconate cycloisomerase, translated as MKDRITIKAVNLYPVTTPRLYGEPSQHIIVRLTAADGTTGWGEISDVSHLPAMMPDVRDLESCLQALLVGRDAMNLNQIEDAMLANFPGTRFHGKAVLARAGVSIAAHDLKARLLGIPVYDLLGGKRRDRIPICYPIFRLKSRDDVADRVRLVREQFQVGFTAFRFYFGHCTEADEQLLETICGEFGNRIQLTSLDGSGLFTLPAFLRAYKRLARFPFESIESPVEREDIEAIAEARRAIDHPVSEHIRSLEYALRCIKLRAVDIFNISITVAGGISGMMKLFALAEAANIECLIGTTQELSIATAAQAHVGAAAVRLDYASDPVGPCLYTADVTREPSRFENGDLLVPEGIGLGIEVDEKKIEAISESLSSVKDVLTNFSRG; from the coding sequence ATGAAAGATCGAATCACAATCAAAGCTGTAAACCTCTATCCGGTGACAACGCCGCGTCTGTACGGCGAACCGAGCCAGCACATCATCGTGCGCCTGACCGCTGCGGACGGTACGACGGGCTGGGGCGAAATCTCCGATGTGTCGCATCTGCCCGCAATGATGCCGGACGTGCGCGACCTCGAAAGCTGTTTGCAAGCGTTGCTCGTGGGGCGCGACGCGATGAACCTGAATCAGATCGAAGACGCGATGCTGGCGAACTTTCCGGGCACACGCTTTCACGGCAAAGCGGTGCTGGCGCGCGCTGGTGTGAGCATTGCGGCGCACGATTTGAAAGCGCGGCTGCTGGGCATTCCGGTCTATGACCTGCTCGGCGGTAAGCGACGTGACCGCATCCCCATTTGCTATCCGATCTTTCGGCTAAAAAGCCGCGATGATGTAGCTGATCGTGTGCGACTGGTCAGAGAACAATTTCAGGTCGGCTTCACTGCGTTTCGTTTTTACTTCGGGCATTGCACCGAAGCCGATGAACAACTGCTCGAAACAATCTGCGGCGAGTTCGGCAATCGTATTCAACTGACTTCGCTGGATGGCAGCGGGCTGTTCACGCTGCCCGCGTTTTTGCGTGCGTATAAACGACTCGCACGCTTTCCTTTCGAGAGCATCGAAAGCCCGGTCGAACGCGAAGACATCGAAGCCATCGCCGAAGCGCGCCGCGCGATTGACCATCCCGTCAGCGAACATATTCGCAGCCTCGAATACGCACTGCGCTGCATCAAGCTGCGCGCGGTAGACATTTTCAATATCTCGATCACCGTCGCGGGCGGCATCAGCGGCATGATGAAACTGTTCGCGCTGGCCGAAGCTGCAAACATTGAATGCCTGATCGGTACGACGCAGGAATTGAGCATTGCGACCGCCGCGCAAGCCCACGTCGGTGCGGCTGCCGTGCGGTTGGATTACGCTTCCGATCCGGTCGGCCCGTGTTTGTATACCGCGGATGTCACACGCGAACCATCGCGCTTTGAGAACGGCGATCTGCTCGTGCCCGAAGGCATTGGACTGGGCATCGAAGTGGACGAAAAGAAAATCGAAGCGATTTCCGAATCCCTGAGTTCCGTCAAAGATGTGCTGACGAATTTCTCGCGAGGTTGA
- a CDS encoding ribonuclease activity regulator RraA, which translates to MENPTFAPLPEHIVAQLNAVSTATISYQLAARGFGNTFMAGLAPLRPDLRLCGRAVTLRYIPVRADLLKQKNDETNAQRQLIESIGAGEVMVIDARGTMASASIGNILSTRVQARGAAGIVTDGCFRDYPAIQAMDFPTYARGRHAAVNSTALLPIDINLPIGCGGVAVVPGDVIVGDAEGVIVIPYDIVEEVAADAAEQEQVEDYILQKIRGGASSIGLYPPNDNVRAEFRRHSK; encoded by the coding sequence ATGGAAAACCCAACGTTCGCGCCGCTGCCGGAACACATCGTCGCGCAACTCAATGCTGTTAGCACGGCAACGATCAGCTATCAACTCGCCGCACGCGGGTTTGGCAATACGTTTATGGCGGGACTTGCGCCGCTGCGCCCTGATCTGCGTTTGTGCGGACGTGCGGTGACGTTGCGCTACATTCCCGTGCGGGCAGACCTGCTCAAACAAAAGAATGATGAAACGAACGCGCAGCGACAGTTGATCGAAAGCATCGGCGCGGGCGAAGTCATGGTGATTGACGCGCGCGGCACGATGGCTTCGGCCAGCATCGGTAACATTCTTTCGACGCGCGTGCAGGCACGCGGCGCAGCGGGCATCGTGACGGATGGTTGCTTTCGCGATTACCCCGCGATTCAGGCGATGGACTTTCCGACCTACGCGCGCGGACGGCACGCGGCGGTGAACTCTACCGCGCTCTTGCCGATTGACATCAACCTGCCCATCGGCTGCGGCGGCGTAGCGGTCGTGCCCGGCGATGTGATCGTCGGCGATGCCGAAGGCGTCATCGTGATTCCTTACGACATTGTCGAAGAAGTTGCGGCGGATGCGGCGGAACAGGAACAGGTGGAAGACTATATCCTGCAAAAAATTCGCGGCGGCGCTTCCAGCATTGGCCTCTATCCGCCGAATGACAACGTGCGCGCCGAGTTTCGCCGCCACTCCAAATAA
- a CDS encoding sodium/solute symporter (Members of the Solute:Sodium Symporter (SSS), TC 2.A.21 as described in tcdb.org, catalyze solute:Na+ symport. Known solutes for members of the family include sugars, amino acids, nucleosides, inositols, vitamins, urea or anions, depending on the system.) — protein MNASLIDVAVIAIYLIGITAFGIWVGYRKNTSTEQYFLANKSLGWFTVGAAVFTSNISTIHLAGLAAGGAKDGLVIGNFEWMACFTLILLALLFAPFYINSGVATLPEFMERRYCPEARTFLAVIGLLGALLIHIGISLFAAAKVFESFLGVPMIWTIIVLSLFTVVYTALGGLKAVVMTENIQVVLLLGGALLITILGLRALPGVGVTDFAAFKSAVAPGQLNMLQPIINNEGHLNGFSWLAVLLGYPILGIWYWCADQTHVQRVLGARTLKDGQNGAIFAGFLKITPVFLMVLPGIIGYVLWKKGAIQLVNLAGTDHPDYNTMLPTLINYLIPVGLRGLLAASMAAALMSCMAAALNSCATLISMDVVKRLHPDASDAHVVRVGRITTGVIMVLAMLWSTQGDQFGTIFEAINKIPMTFAPAVTTVFVLGVLWKRGTKQAAMATLYVGSLIGVIYFLLDLPSTGKWFLPADQLKDFGGIVSDPVHGWGIPFMLVGPIIAVLCIAIYVITSLLTPAMDKAEVAKVCWDHPLSFLKGPITALSDPRIVSLALLVTVGVLYFLLR, from the coding sequence ATGAATGCATCCCTGATTGATGTGGCGGTCATCGCCATTTACCTGATTGGCATTACCGCCTTTGGCATTTGGGTCGGCTATCGCAAGAACACTTCGACCGAGCAGTATTTTCTCGCCAACAAATCGCTCGGCTGGTTCACGGTAGGCGCGGCGGTGTTCACCTCGAACATTTCCACCATTCATCTGGCGGGCCTCGCGGCAGGCGGCGCGAAAGACGGATTGGTCATTGGCAATTTCGAGTGGATGGCCTGCTTCACCCTGATTTTGCTCGCGTTGTTGTTCGCGCCGTTTTACATCAACTCCGGCGTAGCCACGCTGCCGGAATTTATGGAACGTCGTTATTGCCCGGAGGCGCGCACGTTTCTCGCAGTCATCGGATTGCTCGGCGCGTTGCTCATTCACATCGGCATCAGCCTGTTTGCGGCGGCGAAAGTGTTTGAGAGCTTTCTCGGCGTGCCGATGATTTGGACGATTATTGTGCTGTCGCTTTTCACGGTTGTTTACACCGCGCTGGGCGGATTGAAAGCCGTCGTGATGACCGAAAATATTCAAGTCGTATTGCTGTTAGGCGGCGCATTGCTAATCACCATTCTGGGCTTGCGCGCCTTGCCCGGCGTAGGCGTGACCGATTTCGCAGCATTCAAATCAGCCGTCGCGCCCGGTCAACTCAACATGCTACAACCGATCATCAATAACGAAGGGCATCTCAACGGTTTCTCGTGGCTGGCGGTGTTGCTCGGCTATCCGATTTTGGGCATCTGGTACTGGTGCGCCGACCAAACGCACGTCCAGCGCGTACTCGGTGCGCGGACGTTAAAAGACGGACAGAACGGCGCGATCTTCGCGGGCTTTCTGAAAATCACGCCGGTCTTTTTGATGGTGTTGCCCGGCATCATCGGTTACGTGCTTTGGAAAAAAGGCGCGATTCAACTGGTGAATCTGGCGGGTACAGATCATCCCGATTACAACACGATGCTGCCGACGTTGATCAATTATTTGATACCGGTCGGATTGCGCGGCCTGCTCGCGGCCAGCATGGCGGCGGCGTTGATGAGTTGTATGGCGGCGGCGCTCAACAGTTGCGCGACGCTGATTTCGATGGATGTGGTCAAGCGCCTGCATCCCGATGCTTCTGATGCGCATGTCGTGCGCGTAGGCCGCATCACGACGGGCGTCATTATGGTGCTGGCGATGTTGTGGTCTACGCAGGGCGATCAGTTTGGGACGATCTTCGAGGCGATCAATAAAATTCCGATGACGTTCGCGCCTGCTGTGACAACGGTGTTTGTGTTGGGCGTGCTGTGGAAACGCGGCACGAAACAGGCGGCGATGGCTACGCTGTATGTCGGTTCGTTGATTGGCGTGATTTATTTTCTGCTGGATTTGCCGAGCACGGGAAAATGGTTTTTGCCCGCCGATCAACTCAAAGATTTCGGCGGCATTGTCAGTGATCCGGTTCACGGTTGGGGCATTCCCTTTATGCTCGTCGGCCCGATTATCGCCGTGCTGTGCATTGCGATTTACGTCATCACCAGCCTGCTCACGCCCGCGATGGATAAAGCCGAAGTCGCCAAAGTCTGCTGGGATCATCCGTTGAGTTTTCTCAAAGGGCCAATCACTGCACTCAGTGATCCGCGCATTGTGTCGCTGGCGCTGCTGGTGACAGTGGGCGTGCTTTACTTTTTGTTGCGATAA
- a CDS encoding LamG domain-containing protein translates to MQIKVSICAALLLTLFINPSTLAQSKLAAHWTFDQKDETFVREKINGAQDQLAGNFKYVLGVAGNALQLDGYTSSVLHKAPLTLGQQFSVEAWVALEAYPWTWCAVIDHEKEQQQGYYFGIDPEGGFGLHLALDGKWQTATSEAKLPLYKWNHLVATFDAGAGVRLYLNGQPAGAFPFKGIFTAATDADVLLGRNKNARPLAFEVREARPVRCSLEGILDEVKIYHETLNDNAVATQFSAQQISATPPLHAPLLPSGPKGKGRFGAFYARLQYNEFWDRLWRVGEHPDVVVRFDRADYRFVFWRGTSFIPCWVSENGIWYTNEFFETNSKGLRSGSEPMADKQTRFSHVRIIESTDARAVVHWRYAPVDVLYGIAHEDQSGWGDWVDEYYTIYPDGVAVRKIELHSTKPTLLAGNGPGSGGFREFHESIIINPPGTKPDDNLKTEGLTLANMKGQSHTYSWAETSPGVVGKLDAERAKFVMTERGDSIARRKWLLEPEAANIHLVNLKAKYSPFVIVDPRLAAIDVYAGEIIRERSIFPWWNHWPVAQQLESTGRWAVAPDRVSHSSLTHIHWPALEQTGNTTTKIMLNGMTEAAANALVPLASSWLQPAPLKLLTGAFKSEGYLMAERAYVLTATGANSNGLKFQLDASQASPLHNPAFVIKGWGESEAQITVDGKSVPRGAEFRYGFNRTLEGTDLVVWLKRSAEKTVTINLTSKR, encoded by the coding sequence ATGCAAATCAAAGTTTCAATCTGCGCTGCACTCTTGCTGACTCTCTTCATCAACCCATCAACTCTCGCCCAATCAAAGCTCGCCGCGCATTGGACGTTCGATCAAAAAGACGAAACGTTTGTGCGCGAAAAGATCAACGGCGCGCAGGATCAGCTTGCCGGAAATTTCAAATATGTGCTGGGTGTCGCTGGCAATGCGCTGCAATTGGATGGCTACACTTCTTCGGTGTTGCACAAGGCTCCGCTCACGCTCGGCCAGCAGTTTTCGGTGGAAGCGTGGGTTGCGCTCGAAGCCTATCCCTGGACGTGGTGCGCGGTGATTGATCACGAAAAAGAGCAACAGCAGGGCTATTACTTTGGCATTGATCCCGAAGGAGGCTTCGGGTTGCATCTGGCACTGGATGGGAAATGGCAAACCGCGACTTCTGAAGCCAAATTGCCTTTATACAAATGGAATCATCTGGTCGCCACGTTTGATGCGGGCGCAGGCGTGCGGCTGTACCTGAACGGCCAGCCCGCCGGAGCATTCCCGTTCAAAGGTATATTCACGGCGGCAACGGATGCAGATGTCTTGCTCGGACGCAATAAAAACGCGCGACCGCTGGCGTTTGAAGTGCGTGAAGCCAGACCGGTGCGCTGTTCGTTGGAAGGCATTCTCGATGAGGTCAAAATTTATCACGAGACGCTCAACGACAATGCCGTAGCCACACAATTCAGCGCGCAGCAAATCTCAGCAACTCCGCCTCTGCACGCGCCGTTGTTGCCGAGCGGCCCGAAAGGCAAAGGACGTTTTGGCGCGTTTTATGCGCGGCTGCAATACAACGAATTTTGGGACAGGCTCTGGCGCGTCGGCGAGCATCCCGATGTCGTAGTGCGTTTCGACAGGGCAGATTACCGCTTTGTCTTTTGGCGCGGCACGAGTTTCATTCCGTGCTGGGTTTCAGAGAACGGCATCTGGTATACCAACGAATTTTTCGAGACGAACAGCAAGGGCTTGCGCTCCGGCTCGGAGCCGATGGCGGATAAGCAGACGCGGTTCTCGCACGTCCGCATTATTGAAAGCACCGATGCGCGCGCGGTGGTGCATTGGCGTTACGCGCCGGTAGATGTGCTGTATGGCATCGCGCACGAAGACCAATCAGGCTGGGGCGATTGGGTGGATGAGTATTACACGATTTATCCCGACGGCGTCGCGGTCAGAAAGATCGAATTGCATTCGACGAAGCCAACGCTGCTGGCGGGCAACGGCCCCGGTTCAGGCGGCTTCCGCGAATTTCACGAATCCATCATCATCAATCCGCCCGGCACGAAACCTGACGACAACCTCAAAACCGAAGGGCTGACGCTGGCGAATATGAAAGGCCAATCGCATACCTATTCGTGGGCCGAAACGTCGCCCGGCGTAGTCGGCAAGCTGGACGCGGAACGCGCTAAATTTGTGATGACCGAACGCGGCGATTCCATCGCTCGCCGCAAATGGTTGCTGGAACCCGAAGCCGCCAACATCCATCTCGTCAATCTGAAAGCCAAATACAGCCCGTTCGTGATTGTTGATCCCAGGCTTGCGGCGATTGATGTTTACGCGGGCGAGATCATCCGCGAGCGTTCGATTTTTCCGTGGTGGAATCACTGGCCGGTCGCGCAACAGCTTGAATCAACCGGACGCTGGGCCGTCGCGCCGGATCGCGTTTCGCATAGTTCGCTGACCCATATTCATTGGCCTGCGCTTGAGCAAACGGGCAACACTACGACCAAAATTATGCTGAACGGCATGACCGAAGCGGCAGCGAACGCGCTGGTTCCGTTGGCGAGTTCGTGGTTGCAACCTGCGCCGCTCAAACTGTTGACAGGGGCGTTCAAGAGCGAAGGTTATTTGATGGCTGAACGCGCTTATGTCTTGACGGCGACGGGCGCGAATTCCAACGGGCTGAAATTTCAACTCGATGCCAGTCAAGCTTCACCGCTGCACAATCCAGCCTTTGTCATCAAAGGCTGGGGCGAATCCGAAGCGCAAATCACAGTGGACGGGAAAAGCGTCCCGCGCGGAGCGGAATTTCGCTACGGCTTCAACCGCACGTTGGAAGGGACTGACCTCGTTGTCTGGTTGAAACGGTCAGCCGAAAAAACAGTCACGATTAACCTGACTTCTAAACGATAA
- a CDS encoding aldo/keto reductase: protein MNATELTQIGTTEVYATRLGLGAGVIGGLFAEVSEEAALATVRHALSLGINYIDTAPLYGHGKSEARLGLALENVARDSFVISTKVGRLLLPTPQQAESIWFKNLPALEPVFDFSYDAVRRSLTSSLERLKLDRVDILHIHDPDGAFDEVMQGAYRALHELREQGVVRAISVGCWDSTLLTRFAEAGDFDAFLLPGKYTLLDQSALDELLPVCARKNISVIVGTPYGSGILATGSRTGAKFNYEDADPQMLDRVRKMEAVCARYEVPLQAAALQFPFGHAAVASIIPGARSPEEVETGVRMFEWPIPAGLWEEFKAEGLIRADAPTRNRE, encoded by the coding sequence ATGAACGCTACGGAATTAACTCAAATCGGTACAACTGAAGTCTATGCAACGCGCCTTGGCCTGGGGGCGGGAGTGATTGGTGGTCTCTTCGCAGAAGTTTCTGAAGAGGCCGCCCTTGCCACCGTGCGCCACGCACTCAGCCTAGGGATCAACTACATTGACACCGCGCCGCTCTATGGACACGGCAAGAGCGAAGCGCGGCTCGGCTTAGCCTTAGAAAATGTCGCGCGAGACTCGTTTGTGATTTCTACCAAAGTGGGACGCTTGCTGCTTCCGACACCTCAACAAGCTGAAAGTATTTGGTTCAAAAATCTTCCTGCGCTTGAACCCGTTTTTGATTTCAGCTATGACGCGGTGCGTCGCTCGCTCACCTCAAGCCTCGAGCGATTGAAACTCGACCGCGTAGACATCCTGCACATTCACGACCCTGACGGCGCTTTCGATGAAGTGATGCAAGGCGCTTACCGAGCGCTGCACGAATTGCGCGAACAAGGCGTGGTGCGAGCAATCAGCGTCGGCTGTTGGGATTCGACTTTGCTCACGCGCTTTGCGGAAGCGGGCGACTTCGATGCTTTTCTGCTGCCGGGAAAATACACGTTGCTTGATCAATCGGCGCTGGATGAATTGTTGCCGGTCTGCGCTCGCAAAAACATCAGCGTGATCGTCGGCACACCATACGGCAGCGGCATTCTGGCAACCGGCTCGCGCACGGGAGCGAAGTTTAATTACGAAGACGCTGATCCGCAGATGCTCGACCGCGTGCGAAAAATGGAAGCCGTCTGCGCACGCTACGAAGTTCCGTTGCAGGCGGCGGCATTGCAGTTTCCGTTCGGTCACGCGGCGGTCGCTTCGATCATTCCCGGCGCGCGTTCGCCCGAAGAGGTCGAGACAGGAGTGCGAATGTTCGAGTGGCCGATTCCCGCTGGGCTGTGGGAAGAATTCAAAGCCGAGGGATTGATTCGCGCTGATGCGCCAACGAGGAACCGTGAATAG